Proteins encoded within one genomic window of Patescibacteria group bacterium:
- the rlmN gene encoding 23S rRNA (adenine(2503)-C(2))-methyltransferase RlmN, with protein MKIAELKQVLSDQPKYRLVQVYQAIFVDLIDDWSKVTALPKDLREKLAANCPLDINAQKFISRDGTVKALFTLEDDKKIEGVLMRSRDERNTVCVSSQVGCPLGCLFCATGQMGFQRNLTVDEIVEQVLFFAREVKREDSKITNIVFMGMGEPFLNYDNVLSAIRFLNDKETMNVGARRFSISTIGIIDGIKRLAKERMEINLAISLHAPNDSLRDQLMPINKKYSIKKVISAVDDYIKITNRQVMFEYLLIKNINDHPELASELGVLMKKPLYVVNLISYNPTGKFSATEKEGQDKFKKVLEEAGVKVTLRHSFGKDIAAACGQLAIK; from the coding sequence ATGAAAATAGCTGAATTAAAACAAGTCCTGTCTGATCAACCGAAATACCGCTTAGTCCAAGTCTATCAGGCGATTTTTGTTGACCTGATTGACGACTGGTCAAAGGTGACGGCGTTACCCAAAGATTTGCGGGAGAAACTCGCGGCAAACTGTCCGCTCGATATTAACGCGCAAAAATTTATTTCTCGTGATGGTACGGTTAAGGCACTCTTTACTCTGGAAGATGATAAGAAAATCGAAGGCGTCTTGATGCGCAGTCGCGACGAGCGTAACACTGTTTGTGTTTCTTCACAGGTTGGCTGTCCGCTCGGGTGCCTATTTTGTGCTACCGGACAAATGGGTTTTCAGCGCAACTTAACTGTCGATGAAATAGTCGAACAAGTTTTATTTTTTGCTCGAGAAGTAAAAAGGGAAGACAGCAAAATCACCAACATTGTTTTTATGGGCATGGGTGAACCGTTTTTGAATTATGACAATGTTTTGTCGGCGATTCGGTTTCTCAACGACAAGGAAACAATGAATGTTGGCGCTCGGCGTTTTTCCATATCAACTATCGGTATTATCGACGGTATCAAAAGACTGGCCAAAGAAAGAATGGAAATCAATCTGGCGATTTCTCTCCATGCGCCAAACGATTCGCTTCGCGATCAACTGATGCCGATTAACAAAAAATACTCGATCAAAAAAGTTATTTCCGCGGTTGACGATTATATCAAAATTACCAACCGTCAAGTGATGTTTGAATATTTGTTGATCAAAAATATTAACGACCACCCGGAGTTAGCTAGTGAACTAGGGGTGTTGATGAAAAAACCACTCTACGTCGTTAACTTGATTTCGTACAATCCAACCGGCAAGTTTTCCGCTACGGAAAAAGAGGGTCAGGATAAATTTAAAAAAGTTTTGGAAGAAGCCGGAGTCAAAGTCACCTTGCGTCACAGTTTTGGTAAAGATATTGCCGCGGCCTGTGGTCAACTGGCAATAAAATAA
- the uvrC gene encoding excinuclease ABC subunit UvrC translates to MPINLSKIKIPQSPGCYIMKDRSGDILYIGKAKNLSKRVKSYWQKTHADWKTDELLGSVVDIEFIVTRNEVEALLLEARLIRQHKPRFNLMLKENQPYTYIKITDEEFPRLVSVRTIGSDGKYFGPFVSGKGKKYLMLTTARLFGLRTDRFISRSGRELYKLLSEIKERDLEKISATEYQYNVRLAEMFLRGSKEQLLVELERKMKKASAEQNFELARLYRDHIRSIKNFSEKQLILLPKNYDQDVINCVVVSDKALVQVFNINKGIVTSRNHFELQVAGQGLAEILSGFVEQYYLTRPVPRELILPVEPTDKSLLVRYMESFKGSKVEILVPKTGDKKKLLDLVRQNILVRLNAGPLAELQARLQLPRLPEEIDGFDISNTSGKEAVGSCVHFSGGKPNKNLYRKFKIKTVSGPNDYAMMEEVMSRRYAHKGWVMPDLILVDGGKGQLGIALKVLAKLGLDLPVISLAKKREEIFIPGYREPIVLERRSDGLKLLQNIRDEAHRFAIGYHKLLRGKRS, encoded by the coding sequence ATGCCTATTAATTTAAGCAAAATTAAGATCCCGCAGAGCCCCGGCTGCTATATCATGAAAGATCGGTCGGGCGATATTTTGTATATCGGTAAAGCGAAAAATTTGAGCAAAAGGGTGAAAAGTTATTGGCAAAAGACCCATGCCGATTGGAAAACCGACGAGCTGCTCGGTAGTGTTGTTGATATCGAGTTCATAGTTACGCGCAACGAAGTTGAGGCGCTGCTGCTCGAAGCTCGGTTAATCCGCCAACACAAACCGCGGTTTAATCTGATGTTGAAAGAAAACCAGCCTTATACTTATATCAAAATTACCGATGAAGAATTTCCGCGCCTGGTTAGCGTCCGTACTATTGGCAGCGACGGAAAATATTTTGGACCTTTTGTTTCGGGTAAGGGCAAGAAATATTTAATGCTGACGACAGCTCGATTGTTTGGACTGCGGACCGACAGGTTTATCTCTCGCAGCGGTCGCGAACTCTATAAGCTGCTCAGTGAGATTAAAGAAAGAGATCTTGAAAAAATTTCCGCTACGGAATACCAATACAATGTCCGGCTTGCCGAAATGTTTTTGCGCGGAAGTAAAGAACAACTGTTGGTTGAATTAGAAAGGAAAATGAAGAAGGCCAGCGCCGAGCAAAATTTTGAGCTGGCGCGGCTGTATCGCGACCATATTCGTTCGATCAAAAACTTTAGCGAAAAGCAGCTGATTTTACTGCCTAAAAATTACGATCAGGACGTGATCAATTGCGTGGTGGTTAGCGACAAGGCGTTGGTTCAAGTTTTTAATATCAACAAAGGAATAGTAACTTCGCGTAATCATTTTGAATTACAGGTAGCAGGGCAGGGACTAGCCGAAATTTTGTCGGGATTTGTCGAGCAGTATTATCTGACGCGACCAGTGCCACGTGAGCTGATTTTGCCGGTGGAGCCAACTGATAAAAGTTTACTCGTTAGATATATGGAAAGTTTTAAAGGCTCAAAAGTCGAAATACTGGTTCCTAAAACAGGGGATAAAAAAAAGTTGCTTGATTTGGTGCGACAAAATATTTTGGTGCGTCTAAATGCCGGACCACTGGCCGAGCTGCAAGCCAGATTACAGCTGCCGCGATTGCCGGAAGAAATAGACGGTTTTGATATATCCAATACTTCGGGCAAAGAAGCGGTTGGTTCGTGCGTGCATTTTAGCGGCGGCAAACCAAATAAAAATTTGTACCGTAAGTTTAAAATTAAAACAGTTTCTGGGCCAAATGATTATGCCATGATGGAAGAAGTGATGTCGCGCCGTTATGCCCACAAAGGATGGGTGATGCCGGATTTGATTTTGGTCGATGGCGGCAAAGGTCAGCTGGGCATAGCGCTTAAAGTTTTAGCCAAATTAGGCCTGGATTTACCGGTTATTTCTTTAGCTAAAAAACGGGAAGAGATTTTTATTCCTG
- a CDS encoding TspO/MBR family protein, with protein sequence MKPNYLIIPLFTIIVAWAGSAVTSNGMSWYKTINLPSWTPPGSVIGAVWTAIFLLATIAAILVWNGHHGSRVWLIFSIFVINAILNIFWSYLFFGQHFLAAAIWEAGVLGLSVVALIVLIWPLTKAASILLMPYAGWVAFATYLTYKVWLLNK encoded by the coding sequence ATGAAACCAAACTATCTTATCATCCCGCTGTTTACCATCATCGTTGCTTGGGCGGGGAGCGCTGTCACTTCGAACGGAATGAGTTGGTACAAAACTATCAATTTACCTAGCTGGACGCCACCAGGATCGGTGATTGGAGCAGTCTGGACAGCGATTTTCCTTTTGGCGACAATTGCAGCGATACTGGTTTGGAACGGTCATCACGGCTCAAGAGTGTGGCTTATTTTTTCTATATTTGTTATCAACGCGATACTAAATATTTTTTGGAGTTATTTATTTTTTGGTCAACATTTTTTGGCGGCAGCAATCTGGGAGGCAGGAGTTTTGGGCTTATCGGTGGTGGCTTTGATTGTTTTGATTTGGCCGCTAACTAAAGCTGCGTCGATACTGCTTATGCCATACGCTGGTTGGGTGGCTTTTGCTACTTATTTAACGTACAAGGTTTGGTTGTTGAACAAATAA
- a CDS encoding pyrimidine dimer DNA glycosylase/endonuclease V, protein MRVWDISPKYLCNKHLVAEHHELHAIWAIITKNKKGYSQHPETKRWVGKLKALYLRHEKLVKEFASRGYRHLSPLDKKLARGSARQNVLVDSLERQREILKKKNCQCFK, encoded by the coding sequence ATGCGCGTTTGGGATATAAGTCCAAAATATCTTTGTAATAAACATTTGGTTGCCGAACATCACGAGCTGCACGCGATTTGGGCGATAATAACGAAAAATAAAAAAGGCTACAGTCAGCATCCGGAAACCAAGCGCTGGGTAGGAAAGCTGAAGGCCCTGTATTTGCGTCATGAAAAATTGGTCAAAGAGTTTGCTTCGCGTGGCTATCGCCATCTGTCGCCGCTTGATAAAAAGTTAGCCAGAGGTAGTGCTAGACAAAACGTTTTAGTCGATTCTCTGGAAAGGCAAAGGGAAATATTAAAAAAGAAAAATTGTCAGTGTTTTAAATAA
- a CDS encoding CoA-binding protein: MEMIDKNYTYAIVGASANIEKYGHKVLIDLHTAGYKVIPINPKGGEIEGLQVYPSLSAVKEKIDVAIFVVPPTVTSEVLIEVKNLGIDKVWMQPGSESAEAIEFCKNNNINCVHDACIMVARQN; this comes from the coding sequence ATGGAAATGATCGATAAAAATTATACCTACGCTATTGTCGGTGCGTCAGCTAATATCGAAAAATACGGTCACAAAGTTTTGATCGATTTGCATACGGCTGGCTATAAAGTAATCCCGATTAATCCAAAAGGCGGTGAGATAGAAGGACTGCAGGTTTACCCGAGTCTTTCGGCAGTGAAAGAAAAAATTGATGTCGCAATTTTTGTCGTGCCACCGACGGTGACTAGCGAAGTTTTGATTGAAGTCAAAAATCTAGGAATAGATAAGGTTTGGATGCAGCCGGGTAGCGAGAGCGCCGAAGCAATAGAATTTTGTAAAAATAATAATATAAATTGCGTCCACGATGCTTGTATCATGGTGGCGCGCCAAAACTAA
- a CDS encoding 23S rRNA (pseudouridine(1915)-N(3))-methyltransferase RlmH, with translation MKNIVIVAIGKIKEASYRDLCAEYVKRLRPYVKVEIAEIKPEPFGAGDKQRAKSREGDRLLDFLAKYESAQVYLLDEHGKEFTSVDFAKFLDKKNETLILVIGGTLGFAPEVSNKYKNKIALSQFTLLHELTRVVLLEQIYRAVTIIKGKEYHY, from the coding sequence ATGAAAAACATTGTCATCGTTGCTATCGGTAAAATCAAAGAAGCGTCTTATCGTGATCTATGTGCGGAATATGTGAAACGATTGCGGCCTTACGTTAAGGTTGAAATAGCGGAAATAAAACCCGAGCCTTTTGGTGCTGGTGATAAGCAGCGAGCAAAAAGCAGAGAAGGTGACAGGTTGCTAGACTTCCTAGCCAAATACGAAAGCGCGCAAGTTTATTTGCTTGATGAACACGGTAAAGAATTCACTTCGGTTGATTTTGCCAAATTTTTGGACAAGAAAAATGAGACGTTAATTTTGGTTATTGGCGGAACACTGGGTTTTGCGCCGGAAGTTTCAAACAAATATAAAAACAAGATTGCTTTGTCACAGTTTACCCTACTGCACGAACTAACGCGCGTCGTGCTGCTAGAACAGATTTACCGCGCGGTAACGATAATTAAAGGTAAGGAATACCATTATTAG
- a CDS encoding endonuclease domain-containing protein: MGQLYNRKKFKHLRTKLRRNSTKSEDRLWRELRGEQLGYKFRRQYGIENFIVDFYCPKLNLVIEVDGISHDSEEAQIKDARREEYLRSRGIKVLRYTSSEVFKNIESVTNDIMENCGKPYV; the protein is encoded by the coding sequence ATGGGTCAGTTATATAACCGCAAAAAATTTAAACATCTTCGCACCAAGCTACGTCGTAATTCCACCAAATCAGAAGATAGGTTGTGGCGAGAACTACGCGGAGAGCAGTTGGGTTACAAATTTCGGCGGCAATATGGAATAGAAAATTTTATAGTTGATTTTTATTGTCCCAAATTAAATTTAGTTATTGAAGTCGACGGCATATCGCATGACAGCGAAGAGGCACAAATAAAAGACGCTAGGCGCGAAGAGTATTTACGCAGCAGGGGGATTAAGGTTTTGCGCTACACCTCTAGCGAGGTTTTTAAAAATATTGAAAGCGTGACAAACGACATAATGGAAAATTGCGGTAAGCCGTATGTTTGA